A stretch of DNA from Vallitalea longa:
AAAAGCTATGGCTAAGATGCAGCAATTTATCGGAACTGGAAAACCTTTTGATGTTGTTATCGGTAATAATGATGAAATGGCTCTTGGAGCTGTAGAAGCATTGAAATCAGCTAATAAATTAGATGTTCCTGTCGTTGGTATTGACGCTACAGCTAATGCTATTGCAGCTATAGAAGCTGAAGAAATGGCATGTTCAGTTTTTCAAGATGCAAGTGGACAAGGAGCAGGAGCTTTTGATTTTGCATATAAAATGGCAAAAGGAGAAGAAGTCGATAAATATGGTTGGATACCTTTCCAAGTGGTATCTCTTGATAATATAGAAGATTTCAAATAAGTGGGAATAAACTAAGCTGGGGTCTAGTTGCCTCAGCTGTTGAATATAAAGCGATAGATATTGGAGGTAAGGCTTTAATGAGCGAATATATATTGGAAATGATAGATGTCGTTAAAGTTTTTCCTGGGGTCAAGGCATTAAAAGGAGTTAATTTCAGAGTAAGATCTGGGACTGTACATGCACTGATGGGAGAAAATGGAGCAGGCAAGTCTACTTTAATGAAATGCTTAATGGGTATCAATCAAATGACTTCTGGAAAAATCATCCTTAAAGGAGATCAAGTGACTATAAAAGATGCATTATCAGCACAGAAACATGGAATATCCATGATTCACCAAGAACTTAACGTTGTTACAGCAAGAAGTATTTCAGAGAACATATGGTTAGGAAGAGAACCATTAAAAAATAAAATAATGATTGACCATAAGAGAATGAGACAGGATACAAAAAAGTTACTAGATCAATTACATATGGATATCAATCCAGATGAATTAATGGGTAATCTTACTGTAGCAAAAATGCAGATGGTTGAAATAGCCAAGGCTGTATCATTTAATGCTGATATAGTTATCATGGATGAACCTACATCTGCACTTACTACAACAGAGGCTGAACATTTATTTAAAATAATCGATAACTTAAAGAAAAAAGGTGTAACTATCATATATATATCTCACAAGATGGACGAGATATTCAGAATATGTGATGAAATTACAGTGTTAAGGGATGGAGAATTAGTAGGAAGTGATATGGCTTGTAATTTAGACATTGACAAATTAATTTCACTGATGGTAGGAAGAGAACTTACTGAAATGTTTCCTAAAATAGACTGCAAAATAGGTGATACAGTATTAAAAGTCGAAAACTTGTCAGCAGGAGATGCATTTCATAATGTTTCTTTTGAACTACATAGAGGTGAGATTTTGGGATTTGCAGGTCTAGTTGGAGCTGGTAGGACAGAAATAGTTGAAACTATTTTTGGAATCAGACCTAAGACTGAAGGTCATATATATATCAATGGGAAAGAAGTGTATATTGATAATCCTCATGAGGCATTAAAAAATGGATTATGTCTATTGACGGAAGATCGTAAGAAGATGGGAATCATACCTGTTCTAAGCGTTAGAGACAATACTGTCTTATCCAGTTTAGATAAATATTCAAATGGAATTAAGCTTAATCATAAGAAAATTCATGTTGATACTGAAGAATATATTAATAAATTAAATGTAAAAACAGCAGATTTTGATACTCAAATCAAAAGTCTCAGTGGTGGTAATCAACAGAAAGTATTAGTCGCAAGAGCATTATTGACTGATCCAGATATATTAATGGTAGATGAACCTACAAGAGGTATTGATGTAGGTGCCAAAACGGAAATACATAGTTTGATAACGAAACTAGCTTCTGAAGGTAAGGCAGTCATAATGATTTCATCAGAAATGCCAGAAATATTGGGGATGAGTGACAAAATACTTACAATGCATGAAGGAAAAATGACAGGTATCATCAATCGTGAAGACGCCAATCAGGAAGTAATAATGAAGTATGCTACGGAGGGTTTTAGTACAGACGAGGAGGGAAAAGATGAATAGAACATCTGATTTAAAGAAACTAGCCAGTAAAAATTCTATATATATCGTATTGATATTTTTAATTGTTGTAGTAACAATTGCATCTCCAAAGTTTTTGACTATAGGTAATATAATAAATATATTTACGACTGAATCTATAAAAGGTCTATTAGCATTAGGAGTAGCTTTTTGTATTCTATCAAAAGGTATTGACCTTTCACTTGGTTCTATTGTCGCTCTGTCAGCTGTTGTATCAGCAAGTCTGATTCAAGATCCAACTTATAGTGCACAGATGTTCAAAGGACTTGATATGCCCATTGGTATTGGATTACCTGTAGCGATAATTGCAGGAATATTGGCAGGGACTATTTTTGGAGTTGTTAACGGAGCACTTATTGCTTATACCAAGATACCTCCTTTTATTGCTACTCTAGGAAGTATGGTTGTAGCTAGAGGCCTTGCCATGTTATATACTAATGCTTATCCTATACCAATGTTGAAAAAGCCATTCAAAACTGTTGGTCAGGGCAACATATTAGGTATACCTAATTTGCTGATCATACTTATAATATTTGCTATATTTGCTTGGTTCCTGCTTAATCATACTAAGTTCGGAAAGAATGTATATGCAATAGGAGGTAACGATGTAGCAGCTAGAGTTGCTGGAATAAAGGTTAAGAAGAACATAATATTGGTATATACATGGTCATCATTCTGTGCTGCTGTTGCAGGAGTTCTATTAGCTGCCAGAACAGGATCAGGAA
This window harbors:
- a CDS encoding sugar ABC transporter ATP-binding protein — translated: MSEYILEMIDVVKVFPGVKALKGVNFRVRSGTVHALMGENGAGKSTLMKCLMGINQMTSGKIILKGDQVTIKDALSAQKHGISMIHQELNVVTARSISENIWLGREPLKNKIMIDHKRMRQDTKKLLDQLHMDINPDELMGNLTVAKMQMVEIAKAVSFNADIVIMDEPTSALTTTEAEHLFKIIDNLKKKGVTIIYISHKMDEIFRICDEITVLRDGELVGSDMACNLDIDKLISLMVGRELTEMFPKIDCKIGDTVLKVENLSAGDAFHNVSFELHRGEILGFAGLVGAGRTEIVETIFGIRPKTEGHIYINGKEVYIDNPHEALKNGLCLLTEDRKKMGIIPVLSVRDNTVLSSLDKYSNGIKLNHKKIHVDTEEYINKLNVKTADFDTQIKSLSGGNQQKVLVARALLTDPDILMVDEPTRGIDVGAKTEIHSLITKLASEGKAVIMISSEMPEILGMSDKILTMHEGKMTGIINREDANQEVIMKYATEGFSTDEEGKDE
- a CDS encoding ABC transporter permease subunit: MNRTSDLKKLASKNSIYIVLIFLIVVVTIASPKFLTIGNIINIFTTESIKGLLALGVAFCILSKGIDLSLGSIVALSAVVSASLIQDPTYSAQMFKGLDMPIGIGLPVAIIAGILAGTIFGVVNGALIAYTKIPPFIATLGSMVVARGLAMLYTNAYPIPMLKKPFKTVGQGNILGIPNLLIILIIFAIFAWFLLNHTKFGKNVYAIGGNDVAARVAGIKVKKNIILVYTWSSFCAAVAGVLLAARTGSGIATLGLNYELDAIAAATIGGVSHNGGVGRIGGVIAGILILGVVNNGLLLLGVSPYIQQIVKGLIIVGAVVFDMRKNAKTA